In one window of Bombus fervidus isolate BK054 chromosome 4, iyBomFerv1, whole genome shotgun sequence DNA:
- the Utx gene encoding utx histone demethylase isoform X2, which produces MCHGKGKPAVKAFQQVLWVEPGFPRACEVHLRLGLMLKVHADFDAALKHLTLALIDATTPASFSKLEIKFHIAHLYEVQGKYRLAKEHYEALLKEKTLPSHLKADICRQLGWMYHVVDCTVLGITRQQKQAIAIHCLQKSIEAEPKSGQSLYLLGRCLAASGKVHDAFIAYRNSVEKSEGNADTWCSIGVLYQQQNQPMDALQAYICAVQLDKSHSAAWTNLGILYESVSQPKDALACYVNASRGNNNTPNCTGSLAGLGGAKSGGNTPMNPSLQQRINFLQSHLSQAPMPSVTTTKRRQLPSIEEAWNLPISAEMSSRQQQQQQPPTGPGYKYGATPAGPPPPYPQGQGQNLNTKRFKPGEEPISPGSQQRPPPFYLTSQQLQMLQFLQQNHGSLTAQQQGLLAQLQQQYRCMQQHQQQIRLQQQQAAQRGLRPGQPGYPTTGYNHTQLGQPGVIKNYGIPQQPLQQGGTVALQTGFSDSNVGYNTAATGNSQTPGMPYKSASDPNYPQRQLTSNQYNQYQPNQFTAQGYTQISSTTSNYPEGSAGNKDLGVTDQELQALLSQKDIATSLAEDLLKHFGSEDLDVKEEAPSIINNGTLSSGPFSPSNLEENADKIKEVKLEKVEDTQLSATSKLEAYETSNTKTSIPAVETVKCEATSSTNKIESIARIEPVLKLESLCESQPEQELSIDMDSKTIVEACKGQGLKGVPNCSILSDRSPPPTPPDPPSQRLTKEQLLPPTPSVYLENKKDAFSPQLQEFCLKHPIAVIRGLAAALKLDLGLFSTKTLVEANPDHGIEVRTQMQQTSDENWDPVMGRKVWGCISHRSHTTIAKYAQYQASSFQESLKEEKEKAQGIHTSNLSDSDSKDSTGAVRRKKNAFGLAGRPGSKMLRFGTNVDLSDERKWKTQLNELMKLPAFARVVSAGNMLSHVGHVILGMNTVQLYMKVPGSRTPGHQENNNFCSININIGPGDCEWFAVPDAYWGIICSLCERNNINYLHGSWWPSLEDLYDENIPVYRFLQRPGDLVWVNAGCVHWVQAVGWCNNIAWNVGPLTARQYQLAIERYEWNKLQSFKSIVPMVHLSWNLARNIKVSDPRLFELIKNCLLRTMRQCCLILEFVKSKNVEVRFHGRGKNEASHYCGQCEIEVFNILFIREQEKRHVVHCMDCARKQSPSLEGFVCLEEYRMRDLMDAYDGFTLHTSLTTPSSIQSSQSS; this is translated from the exons GATGGATGTACCACGTGGTTGACTGCACGGTGCTTGGTATAACGAGACAGCAAAAGCAAGCGATCGCTATACACTGTCTGCAAAAGTCCATCGAGGCGGAACCGAAGAGCGGGCAAAGCCTTTACCTGCTGGGACGTTGCCTCGCCGCATCTGGAAAAGTTCACGATGCGTTTATCGCTTACAG AAATTCCGTGGAAAAGTCAGAAGGGAACGCCGACACGTGGTGCAGCATAGGCGTTCTATATCAACAGCAGAATCAACCTATGGACGCTTTACAAGCCTATATATGCGCTGTACAGTTAGACAAATCACACTCAGCTGCGTGGACTAATCTGGGCATTCTGTACGAAAGCGTTAGTCAACCGAAAGACGCACTAGCTTGTTACGTCAACGCATCCAG GGGTAATAACAACACACCGAATTGCACGGGCTCATTGGCGGGCCTTGGTGGCGCTAAGTCAGGAGGTAACACCCCGATGAACCCATCGCTACAACAGCGGATCAACTTTCTGCAAAGTCACCTAAGCCAAGCACCAATGCCATCCGTCACCACCACCAA gagaCGGCAGCTGCCGTCTATAGAAGAGGCTTGGAACTTACCAATTAGTGCTGAGATGTCCAGCAggcaacaacaacagcaacagccACCCACTGGGCCGGGTTATAAGTATGGCGCTACACCAGCTGGGCCACCACCTCCTTATCCTCAAGGACAAGGACAGAATCTTAATACAAAAAGATTTAAG CCAGGGGAGGAACCAATCTCTCCAGGTTCCCAGCAAAGACCACCGCCATTTTACCTCACATCTCAGCAACTACAGATGTTACAGTTTCTTCAACAAAATCATGGAAGTTTAACGGCACAACAACAGGGTTTGCTTGCCCAGTTACAGCAACAGTACCGATGCATGCAACAGCACCAACAACAAATTAGGTTACAACAACAGCAAGCTGCTCAAAGGGGGTTACGACCTGGACAACCAGGTTATCCTACTACAGGCTACAATCATACGCAACTAGGACAACCTGGTGTGATCAAGAACTATGGAATACCTCAGCAACCG TTGCAGCAAGGTGGAACCGTTGCATTACAAACAGGATTCTCAGACTCCAATGTCGGTTACAACACGGCAGCGACTGGGAACAGCCAGACGCCAGGAATGCCTTACAAATCTGCCTCTGATCCAAACTACCCTCAGAGACAATTGACATCCAACCAATACAACCAATACCAGCCTAACCAATTCACTGCCCAGGGTTATACTCAAATATCGTCCACAACGAGCAATTATCCAGAAGGCTCAGCAGGAAATAAAGATCTGGGTGTGACAGATCAGGAGTTACAGGCTCTGTTATCCCAGAAGGACATAGCGACGTCATTGGCGGAGGATCTGTTGAAGCATTTCGGTTCAGAAGATTTAGACGTGAAGGAAGAGGCGCCGAGTATCATAAACAACGGTACGCTAAGTTCAGGTCCGTTTTCACCGTCGAACCTTGAGGAGAACGCGGACAAGATCAAAGAAGTGAAACTGGAAAAGGTAGAGGATACTCAACTATCGGCCACGTCCAAGCTCGAAGCGTACGAAACGAGCAATACAAAGACGTCAATTCCAGCAGTTGAGACGGTGAAATGCGAGGCGACGTCaagtacaaataaaattgaatcgatCGCACGGATCGAACCTGTGCTGAAATTGGAAAGCTTGTGCGAATCGCAACCTGAACAAGAACTTAGTATAGATATGGATTCCAAAACTATTGTAGAGGCGTGCAAAGGCCAGGGATTGAAGGGTGTACCGAATTGCTCCATACTTAGCGATCGTTCACCTCCACCCACGCCGCCTGATCCTCCAAGCCAGAGGCTAACTAAGGAACAACTCCTACCCCCCACTCCTAGCGTTTATTTAGAGAATAAGAAGGATGCATTCAGTCCTCAACTTCAAGAGTTTTGTCTAAAACACCCGATAGCTGTGATCCGTGGCCTGGCAGCTGCTTTGAAGCTGGACCTTGGCCTTTTTTCGACTAAAACTTTGGTAGAGGCGAATCCAGATCATGGTATCGAGGTGAGAACGCAAATGCAGCAAACTAGCGATGAGAACTGGGACCCTGTAATGGGAAGGAAAGTTTGGGGTTGTATCAGTCATAGAAGTCACACGACCATCGCGAAATATGCACAATACCAGGCATCGAGTTTTCAAGAAAGTTTGAaggaggaaaaggaaaaagctcAAGGTATACATACCTCGAATCTATCCGATTCAGACTCAAAAGATAGCACTGGAGCTGtcagaaggaagaaaaacgcGTTTGGATTGGCGGGTCGACCGGGTTCAAAGATGTTGCGATTTGGGACCAATGTAGATTTATCAGACGAGAGAAAGTGGAAAACGCAGCTCAACGAGCTGATGAAATTACCAGCGTTCGCTAGAGTCGTATCGGCTGGAAATATGCTCAGTCATGTCGGACACGTTATTTTAGGCATGAATACTGTCCAATTATATATGAAG GTGCCAGGTAGTAGAACACCTGGCCACCAGGAAAACAACAATTTTTGTtctattaatatcaatattggACCAGGAGATTGCGAGTGGTTTGCAGTGCCTGATGCATACTGGGGTATAATTTGCTCTCTTTGTGAGCGGAATAATATCAATTACCTTCATGGTAGTTGGTGGCCTTCTTTAGAGGACCTATATGACGAAAACATTCCTGTGTATAGGTTTTTACAAAGACCAGGTGATCTTGTCTGGGTTAATGCGG gTTGTGTGCACTGGGTTCAAGCTGTTGGATGGTGTAACAACATCGCATGGAACGTGGGTCCTTTGACTGCTCGACAATATCAACTGGCAATTGAACGATATGAGTGGAATAAACTGCAGTCATTCAAATCTATCGTACCAATGGTACACTTATCCTGGAACTTAGCAAGAAATATCAAAGTGTCAGATCCCAGATTGTTTgaactaattaaaaattgccTATTAAGGACAATGAGACAGTGTTGCTTAATATTAGAGTTTgtgaaaagtaaaaatgtgGAAGTTCGGTTTCATGGACGAGGAAAAAACGAAGCATCGCATTACTGCGGACAATGCGAG ATTGAAGTGTTTAACATCTTGTTCATTAGAGAACAGGAGAAACGACACGTCGTACATTGTATGGATTGCGCACGAAAACAGTCCCCATCCTTAGAAGGGTTTGTTTGCTTAGAAGAATACAGAATGCGAGATTTAATGGACGCTTATGACGGATTTACTTTACACACTTCTCTAACAACTCCCTCATCAATTCAATCTAGCCAATCCTCCTGA
- the Utx gene encoding utx histone demethylase isoform X3: MLKVHADFDAALKHLTLALIDATTPASFSKLEIKFHIAHLYEVQGKYRLAKEHYEALLKEKTLPSHLKADICRQLGWMYHVVDCTVLGITRQQKQAIAIHCLQKSIEAEPKSGQSLYLLGRCLAASGKVHDAFIAYRNSVEKSEGNADTWCSIGVLYQQQNQPMDALQAYICAVQLDKSHSAAWTNLGILYESVSQPKDALACYVNASRGNNNTPNCTGSLAGLGGAKSGGNTPMNPSLQQRINFLQSHLSQAPMPSVTTTKRRQLPSIEEAWNLPISAEMSSRQQQQQQPPTGPGYKYGATPAGPPPPYPQGQGQNLNTKRFKPGEEPISPGSQQRPPPFYLTSQQLQMLQFLQQNHGSLTAQQQGLLAQLQQQYRCMQQHQQQIRLQQQQAAQRGLRPGQPGYPTTGYNHTQLGQPGVIKNYGIPQQPLQQGGTVALQTGFSDSNVGYNTAATGNSQTPGMPYKSASDPNYPQRQLTSNQYNQYQPNQFTAQGYTQISSTTSNYPEGSAGNKDLGVTDQELQALLSQKDIATSLAEDLLKHFGSEDLDVKEEAPSIINNGTLSSGPFSPSNLEENADKIKEVKLEKVEDTQLSATSKLEAYETSNTKTSIPAVETVKCEATSSTNKIESIARIEPVLKLESLCESQPEQELSIDMDSKTIVEACKGQGLKGVPNCSILSDRSPPPTPPDPPSQRLTKEQLLPPTPSVYLENKKDAFSPQLQEFCLKHPIAVIRGLAAALKLDLGLFSTKTLVEANPDHGIEVRTQMQQTSDENWDPVMGRKVWGCISHRSHTTIAKYAQYQASSFQESLKEEKEKAQGIHTSNLSDSDSKDSTGAVRRKKNAFGLAGRPGSKMLRFGTNVDLSDERKWKTQLNELMKLPAFARVVSAGNMLSHVGHVILGMNTVQLYMKVPGSRTPGHQENNNFCSININIGPGDCEWFAVPDAYWGIICSLCERNNINYLHGSWWPSLEDLYDENIPVYRFLQRPGDLVWVNAGCVHWVQAVGWCNNIAWNVGPLTARQYQLAIERYEWNKLQSFKSIVPMVHLSWNLARNIKVSDPRLFELIKNCLLRTMRQCCLILEFVKSKNVEVRFHGRGKNEASHYCGQCEIEVFNILFIREQEKRHVVHCMDCARKQSPSLEGFVCLEEYRMRDLMDAYDGFTLHTSLTTPSSIQSSQSS, translated from the exons GATGGATGTACCACGTGGTTGACTGCACGGTGCTTGGTATAACGAGACAGCAAAAGCAAGCGATCGCTATACACTGTCTGCAAAAGTCCATCGAGGCGGAACCGAAGAGCGGGCAAAGCCTTTACCTGCTGGGACGTTGCCTCGCCGCATCTGGAAAAGTTCACGATGCGTTTATCGCTTACAG AAATTCCGTGGAAAAGTCAGAAGGGAACGCCGACACGTGGTGCAGCATAGGCGTTCTATATCAACAGCAGAATCAACCTATGGACGCTTTACAAGCCTATATATGCGCTGTACAGTTAGACAAATCACACTCAGCTGCGTGGACTAATCTGGGCATTCTGTACGAAAGCGTTAGTCAACCGAAAGACGCACTAGCTTGTTACGTCAACGCATCCAG GGGTAATAACAACACACCGAATTGCACGGGCTCATTGGCGGGCCTTGGTGGCGCTAAGTCAGGAGGTAACACCCCGATGAACCCATCGCTACAACAGCGGATCAACTTTCTGCAAAGTCACCTAAGCCAAGCACCAATGCCATCCGTCACCACCACCAA gagaCGGCAGCTGCCGTCTATAGAAGAGGCTTGGAACTTACCAATTAGTGCTGAGATGTCCAGCAggcaacaacaacagcaacagccACCCACTGGGCCGGGTTATAAGTATGGCGCTACACCAGCTGGGCCACCACCTCCTTATCCTCAAGGACAAGGACAGAATCTTAATACAAAAAGATTTAAG CCAGGGGAGGAACCAATCTCTCCAGGTTCCCAGCAAAGACCACCGCCATTTTACCTCACATCTCAGCAACTACAGATGTTACAGTTTCTTCAACAAAATCATGGAAGTTTAACGGCACAACAACAGGGTTTGCTTGCCCAGTTACAGCAACAGTACCGATGCATGCAACAGCACCAACAACAAATTAGGTTACAACAACAGCAAGCTGCTCAAAGGGGGTTACGACCTGGACAACCAGGTTATCCTACTACAGGCTACAATCATACGCAACTAGGACAACCTGGTGTGATCAAGAACTATGGAATACCTCAGCAACCG TTGCAGCAAGGTGGAACCGTTGCATTACAAACAGGATTCTCAGACTCCAATGTCGGTTACAACACGGCAGCGACTGGGAACAGCCAGACGCCAGGAATGCCTTACAAATCTGCCTCTGATCCAAACTACCCTCAGAGACAATTGACATCCAACCAATACAACCAATACCAGCCTAACCAATTCACTGCCCAGGGTTATACTCAAATATCGTCCACAACGAGCAATTATCCAGAAGGCTCAGCAGGAAATAAAGATCTGGGTGTGACAGATCAGGAGTTACAGGCTCTGTTATCCCAGAAGGACATAGCGACGTCATTGGCGGAGGATCTGTTGAAGCATTTCGGTTCAGAAGATTTAGACGTGAAGGAAGAGGCGCCGAGTATCATAAACAACGGTACGCTAAGTTCAGGTCCGTTTTCACCGTCGAACCTTGAGGAGAACGCGGACAAGATCAAAGAAGTGAAACTGGAAAAGGTAGAGGATACTCAACTATCGGCCACGTCCAAGCTCGAAGCGTACGAAACGAGCAATACAAAGACGTCAATTCCAGCAGTTGAGACGGTGAAATGCGAGGCGACGTCaagtacaaataaaattgaatcgatCGCACGGATCGAACCTGTGCTGAAATTGGAAAGCTTGTGCGAATCGCAACCTGAACAAGAACTTAGTATAGATATGGATTCCAAAACTATTGTAGAGGCGTGCAAAGGCCAGGGATTGAAGGGTGTACCGAATTGCTCCATACTTAGCGATCGTTCACCTCCACCCACGCCGCCTGATCCTCCAAGCCAGAGGCTAACTAAGGAACAACTCCTACCCCCCACTCCTAGCGTTTATTTAGAGAATAAGAAGGATGCATTCAGTCCTCAACTTCAAGAGTTTTGTCTAAAACACCCGATAGCTGTGATCCGTGGCCTGGCAGCTGCTTTGAAGCTGGACCTTGGCCTTTTTTCGACTAAAACTTTGGTAGAGGCGAATCCAGATCATGGTATCGAGGTGAGAACGCAAATGCAGCAAACTAGCGATGAGAACTGGGACCCTGTAATGGGAAGGAAAGTTTGGGGTTGTATCAGTCATAGAAGTCACACGACCATCGCGAAATATGCACAATACCAGGCATCGAGTTTTCAAGAAAGTTTGAaggaggaaaaggaaaaagctcAAGGTATACATACCTCGAATCTATCCGATTCAGACTCAAAAGATAGCACTGGAGCTGtcagaaggaagaaaaacgcGTTTGGATTGGCGGGTCGACCGGGTTCAAAGATGTTGCGATTTGGGACCAATGTAGATTTATCAGACGAGAGAAAGTGGAAAACGCAGCTCAACGAGCTGATGAAATTACCAGCGTTCGCTAGAGTCGTATCGGCTGGAAATATGCTCAGTCATGTCGGACACGTTATTTTAGGCATGAATACTGTCCAATTATATATGAAG GTGCCAGGTAGTAGAACACCTGGCCACCAGGAAAACAACAATTTTTGTtctattaatatcaatattggACCAGGAGATTGCGAGTGGTTTGCAGTGCCTGATGCATACTGGGGTATAATTTGCTCTCTTTGTGAGCGGAATAATATCAATTACCTTCATGGTAGTTGGTGGCCTTCTTTAGAGGACCTATATGACGAAAACATTCCTGTGTATAGGTTTTTACAAAGACCAGGTGATCTTGTCTGGGTTAATGCGG gTTGTGTGCACTGGGTTCAAGCTGTTGGATGGTGTAACAACATCGCATGGAACGTGGGTCCTTTGACTGCTCGACAATATCAACTGGCAATTGAACGATATGAGTGGAATAAACTGCAGTCATTCAAATCTATCGTACCAATGGTACACTTATCCTGGAACTTAGCAAGAAATATCAAAGTGTCAGATCCCAGATTGTTTgaactaattaaaaattgccTATTAAGGACAATGAGACAGTGTTGCTTAATATTAGAGTTTgtgaaaagtaaaaatgtgGAAGTTCGGTTTCATGGACGAGGAAAAAACGAAGCATCGCATTACTGCGGACAATGCGAG ATTGAAGTGTTTAACATCTTGTTCATTAGAGAACAGGAGAAACGACACGTCGTACATTGTATGGATTGCGCACGAAAACAGTCCCCATCCTTAGAAGGGTTTGTTTGCTTAGAAGAATACAGAATGCGAGATTTAATGGACGCTTATGACGGATTTACTTTACACACTTCTCTAACAACTCCCTCATCAATTCAATCTAGCCAATCCTCCTGA
- the Utx gene encoding utx histone demethylase isoform X4, whose amino-acid sequence MYHVVDCTVLGITRQQKQAIAIHCLQKSIEAEPKSGQSLYLLGRCLAASGKVHDAFIAYRNSVEKSEGNADTWCSIGVLYQQQNQPMDALQAYICAVQLDKSHSAAWTNLGILYESVSQPKDALACYVNASRGNNNTPNCTGSLAGLGGAKSGGNTPMNPSLQQRINFLQSHLSQAPMPSVTTTKRRQLPSIEEAWNLPISAEMSSRQQQQQQPPTGPGYKYGATPAGPPPPYPQGQGQNLNTKRFKPGEEPISPGSQQRPPPFYLTSQQLQMLQFLQQNHGSLTAQQQGLLAQLQQQYRCMQQHQQQIRLQQQQAAQRGLRPGQPGYPTTGYNHTQLGQPGVIKNYGIPQQPLQQGGTVALQTGFSDSNVGYNTAATGNSQTPGMPYKSASDPNYPQRQLTSNQYNQYQPNQFTAQGYTQISSTTSNYPEGSAGNKDLGVTDQELQALLSQKDIATSLAEDLLKHFGSEDLDVKEEAPSIINNGTLSSGPFSPSNLEENADKIKEVKLEKVEDTQLSATSKLEAYETSNTKTSIPAVETVKCEATSSTNKIESIARIEPVLKLESLCESQPEQELSIDMDSKTIVEACKGQGLKGVPNCSILSDRSPPPTPPDPPSQRLTKEQLLPPTPSVYLENKKDAFSPQLQEFCLKHPIAVIRGLAAALKLDLGLFSTKTLVEANPDHGIEVRTQMQQTSDENWDPVMGRKVWGCISHRSHTTIAKYAQYQASSFQESLKEEKEKAQGIHTSNLSDSDSKDSTGAVRRKKNAFGLAGRPGSKMLRFGTNVDLSDERKWKTQLNELMKLPAFARVVSAGNMLSHVGHVILGMNTVQLYMKVPGSRTPGHQENNNFCSININIGPGDCEWFAVPDAYWGIICSLCERNNINYLHGSWWPSLEDLYDENIPVYRFLQRPGDLVWVNAGCVHWVQAVGWCNNIAWNVGPLTARQYQLAIERYEWNKLQSFKSIVPMVHLSWNLARNIKVSDPRLFELIKNCLLRTMRQCCLILEFVKSKNVEVRFHGRGKNEASHYCGQCEIEVFNILFIREQEKRHVVHCMDCARKQSPSLEGFVCLEEYRMRDLMDAYDGFTLHTSLTTPSSIQSSQSS is encoded by the exons ATGTACCACGTGGTTGACTGCACGGTGCTTGGTATAACGAGACAGCAAAAGCAAGCGATCGCTATACACTGTCTGCAAAAGTCCATCGAGGCGGAACCGAAGAGCGGGCAAAGCCTTTACCTGCTGGGACGTTGCCTCGCCGCATCTGGAAAAGTTCACGATGCGTTTATCGCTTACAG AAATTCCGTGGAAAAGTCAGAAGGGAACGCCGACACGTGGTGCAGCATAGGCGTTCTATATCAACAGCAGAATCAACCTATGGACGCTTTACAAGCCTATATATGCGCTGTACAGTTAGACAAATCACACTCAGCTGCGTGGACTAATCTGGGCATTCTGTACGAAAGCGTTAGTCAACCGAAAGACGCACTAGCTTGTTACGTCAACGCATCCAG GGGTAATAACAACACACCGAATTGCACGGGCTCATTGGCGGGCCTTGGTGGCGCTAAGTCAGGAGGTAACACCCCGATGAACCCATCGCTACAACAGCGGATCAACTTTCTGCAAAGTCACCTAAGCCAAGCACCAATGCCATCCGTCACCACCACCAA gagaCGGCAGCTGCCGTCTATAGAAGAGGCTTGGAACTTACCAATTAGTGCTGAGATGTCCAGCAggcaacaacaacagcaacagccACCCACTGGGCCGGGTTATAAGTATGGCGCTACACCAGCTGGGCCACCACCTCCTTATCCTCAAGGACAAGGACAGAATCTTAATACAAAAAGATTTAAG CCAGGGGAGGAACCAATCTCTCCAGGTTCCCAGCAAAGACCACCGCCATTTTACCTCACATCTCAGCAACTACAGATGTTACAGTTTCTTCAACAAAATCATGGAAGTTTAACGGCACAACAACAGGGTTTGCTTGCCCAGTTACAGCAACAGTACCGATGCATGCAACAGCACCAACAACAAATTAGGTTACAACAACAGCAAGCTGCTCAAAGGGGGTTACGACCTGGACAACCAGGTTATCCTACTACAGGCTACAATCATACGCAACTAGGACAACCTGGTGTGATCAAGAACTATGGAATACCTCAGCAACCG TTGCAGCAAGGTGGAACCGTTGCATTACAAACAGGATTCTCAGACTCCAATGTCGGTTACAACACGGCAGCGACTGGGAACAGCCAGACGCCAGGAATGCCTTACAAATCTGCCTCTGATCCAAACTACCCTCAGAGACAATTGACATCCAACCAATACAACCAATACCAGCCTAACCAATTCACTGCCCAGGGTTATACTCAAATATCGTCCACAACGAGCAATTATCCAGAAGGCTCAGCAGGAAATAAAGATCTGGGTGTGACAGATCAGGAGTTACAGGCTCTGTTATCCCAGAAGGACATAGCGACGTCATTGGCGGAGGATCTGTTGAAGCATTTCGGTTCAGAAGATTTAGACGTGAAGGAAGAGGCGCCGAGTATCATAAACAACGGTACGCTAAGTTCAGGTCCGTTTTCACCGTCGAACCTTGAGGAGAACGCGGACAAGATCAAAGAAGTGAAACTGGAAAAGGTAGAGGATACTCAACTATCGGCCACGTCCAAGCTCGAAGCGTACGAAACGAGCAATACAAAGACGTCAATTCCAGCAGTTGAGACGGTGAAATGCGAGGCGACGTCaagtacaaataaaattgaatcgatCGCACGGATCGAACCTGTGCTGAAATTGGAAAGCTTGTGCGAATCGCAACCTGAACAAGAACTTAGTATAGATATGGATTCCAAAACTATTGTAGAGGCGTGCAAAGGCCAGGGATTGAAGGGTGTACCGAATTGCTCCATACTTAGCGATCGTTCACCTCCACCCACGCCGCCTGATCCTCCAAGCCAGAGGCTAACTAAGGAACAACTCCTACCCCCCACTCCTAGCGTTTATTTAGAGAATAAGAAGGATGCATTCAGTCCTCAACTTCAAGAGTTTTGTCTAAAACACCCGATAGCTGTGATCCGTGGCCTGGCAGCTGCTTTGAAGCTGGACCTTGGCCTTTTTTCGACTAAAACTTTGGTAGAGGCGAATCCAGATCATGGTATCGAGGTGAGAACGCAAATGCAGCAAACTAGCGATGAGAACTGGGACCCTGTAATGGGAAGGAAAGTTTGGGGTTGTATCAGTCATAGAAGTCACACGACCATCGCGAAATATGCACAATACCAGGCATCGAGTTTTCAAGAAAGTTTGAaggaggaaaaggaaaaagctcAAGGTATACATACCTCGAATCTATCCGATTCAGACTCAAAAGATAGCACTGGAGCTGtcagaaggaagaaaaacgcGTTTGGATTGGCGGGTCGACCGGGTTCAAAGATGTTGCGATTTGGGACCAATGTAGATTTATCAGACGAGAGAAAGTGGAAAACGCAGCTCAACGAGCTGATGAAATTACCAGCGTTCGCTAGAGTCGTATCGGCTGGAAATATGCTCAGTCATGTCGGACACGTTATTTTAGGCATGAATACTGTCCAATTATATATGAAG GTGCCAGGTAGTAGAACACCTGGCCACCAGGAAAACAACAATTTTTGTtctattaatatcaatattggACCAGGAGATTGCGAGTGGTTTGCAGTGCCTGATGCATACTGGGGTATAATTTGCTCTCTTTGTGAGCGGAATAATATCAATTACCTTCATGGTAGTTGGTGGCCTTCTTTAGAGGACCTATATGACGAAAACATTCCTGTGTATAGGTTTTTACAAAGACCAGGTGATCTTGTCTGGGTTAATGCGG gTTGTGTGCACTGGGTTCAAGCTGTTGGATGGTGTAACAACATCGCATGGAACGTGGGTCCTTTGACTGCTCGACAATATCAACTGGCAATTGAACGATATGAGTGGAATAAACTGCAGTCATTCAAATCTATCGTACCAATGGTACACTTATCCTGGAACTTAGCAAGAAATATCAAAGTGTCAGATCCCAGATTGTTTgaactaattaaaaattgccTATTAAGGACAATGAGACAGTGTTGCTTAATATTAGAGTTTgtgaaaagtaaaaatgtgGAAGTTCGGTTTCATGGACGAGGAAAAAACGAAGCATCGCATTACTGCGGACAATGCGAG ATTGAAGTGTTTAACATCTTGTTCATTAGAGAACAGGAGAAACGACACGTCGTACATTGTATGGATTGCGCACGAAAACAGTCCCCATCCTTAGAAGGGTTTGTTTGCTTAGAAGAATACAGAATGCGAGATTTAATGGACGCTTATGACGGATTTACTTTACACACTTCTCTAACAACTCCCTCATCAATTCAATCTAGCCAATCCTCCTGA